Proteins encoded in a region of the Pigmentiphaga litoralis genome:
- a CDS encoding 3-isopropylmalate dehydratase large subunit, with the protein MPLTSSAGQTLAQKLIARAAGTDRVVPGDIVTCRVDLAMFHDSSGPRRLKPMLEQLGAHIWDPQRVVLVMDHYVPERDDDSRRIVRIAREWAAEQALPNVYDSMGICHVVVPQHGHIRPGMMCVGGDSHSPTGGAFGAYMFGVGSTEMLGAVVTGEIWLRVPETIQMHWSGHLAAGVTAKDMMLHMLARFGMNGGDYQAVEFCGPAVTALSMEERMTLSNMSAELGSQVGLIAPDAVTAEWLAAHGAPGVDTGPWFTDADARVTRHDFDASTLPPMVAAPHSPANSHPVDTHRGTAIQVAYIGACTGAKREDMQAAASVLRGRKVASGVRLIVAPASLRDQEAAQASGDLQILRDAGAELYPTSCGACAGYGSPMGDGDVVISTTARNFKGRMGSATAQVYLASPYTVAASALRGSVTDPREVLA; encoded by the coding sequence ATGCCCCTCACGTCGTCCGCCGGCCAGACGCTGGCGCAAAAGCTGATTGCCCGCGCCGCTGGCACTGATCGAGTCGTTCCTGGCGACATCGTGACCTGCCGTGTCGATCTGGCCATGTTCCATGATTCGTCCGGCCCCCGCCGCCTCAAGCCCATGCTGGAGCAATTGGGCGCGCACATCTGGGATCCGCAGCGGGTGGTGCTGGTCATGGACCACTACGTGCCCGAACGTGATGACGACTCGCGCCGCATTGTCCGCATCGCGCGCGAATGGGCGGCCGAGCAGGCCCTGCCCAATGTGTATGACAGCATGGGCATCTGCCATGTGGTGGTGCCCCAGCACGGACACATCCGGCCCGGCATGATGTGCGTGGGTGGCGATAGCCATTCGCCCACGGGCGGTGCGTTCGGCGCATATATGTTCGGCGTGGGCAGCACCGAGATGCTGGGCGCGGTCGTGACGGGCGAGATCTGGTTGCGGGTGCCCGAGACGATCCAGATGCATTGGTCGGGCCATCTGGCGGCAGGGGTGACGGCCAAGGACATGATGCTGCACATGCTGGCCCGGTTCGGCATGAACGGCGGCGACTACCAGGCGGTGGAATTCTGCGGCCCCGCCGTGACGGCGTTGTCGATGGAAGAGCGCATGACGCTGTCGAACATGAGCGCCGAGCTGGGGTCGCAAGTCGGACTGATCGCGCCTGATGCGGTAACGGCCGAGTGGCTGGCGGCGCATGGGGCGCCGGGTGTCGACACGGGTCCGTGGTTTACGGATGCGGATGCCCGCGTGACGCGGCATGACTTCGATGCATCGACCCTGCCACCCATGGTGGCGGCGCCGCACAGTCCGGCCAACAGCCATCCGGTGGATACGCATCGCGGTACCGCGATTCAGGTCGCCTACATTGGCGCGTGCACCGGCGCAAAGCGGGAAGACATGCAGGCAGCCGCCAGCGTGCTGCGGGGACGCAAGGTGGCAAGCGGGGTCCGCCTGATCGTGGCGCCGGCCAGCCTGCGCGACCAGGAAGCGGCCCAGGCGTCGGGGGACCTGCAGATTTTGCGCGACGCAGGGGCAGAGCTGTACCCGACGTCGTGCGGCGCCTGTGCGGGGTATGGCAGTCCGATGGGCGATGGGGACGTCGTGATCTCGACCACCGCGCGCAACTTCAAGGGACGGATGGGATCGGCCACGGCGCAGGTGTATCTGGCCTCGCCCTACACCGTGGCGGCGTCGGCGCTGCGCGGCAGCGTGACTGACCCGAGAGAGGTGCTGGCATGA
- a CDS encoding LeuD/DmdB family oxidoreductase small subunit, whose amino-acid sequence MSTATSAATSNATSAASSNATAAASSNATAASASSDAQTSTARHRVWKLGADIDTDLLAPGYVMKHGIDVIATHCLESVRPEFASTVQRGDVLVAGPNFGIGSSREQAAGALVTLGVAAVIAPSYGGLFFRNAFNLGLMLLTCPDVDVLEEGEAIALHVPATEGQVIPEILAADGRTLRCAPIPSFLVDMAQAGGLLNQLARRYGKELTHG is encoded by the coding sequence ATGTCGACTGCGACATCGGCCGCGACATCGAATGCGACATCGGCCGCATCATCGAATGCGACGGCGGCCGCATCATCGAATGCGACGGCGGCATCCGCATCCAGCGATGCCCAAACTAGCACTGCGCGACATCGCGTCTGGAAGCTGGGTGCCGACATCGACACCGACCTGCTGGCGCCCGGGTATGTGATGAAACACGGCATCGACGTGATCGCGACCCATTGCCTGGAGTCGGTCCGCCCGGAGTTTGCCAGTACCGTGCAGAGAGGCGACGTGCTGGTGGCGGGACCGAATTTTGGCATCGGGTCATCGCGCGAGCAGGCGGCGGGTGCGCTGGTGACGCTGGGCGTTGCAGCCGTGATCGCGCCGTCGTACGGTGGCCTGTTCTTTCGGAATGCGTTCAACCTGGGGCTGATGCTGCTCACGTGCCCGGACGTCGACGTACTGGAGGAAGGCGAGGCCATCGCGCTGCACGTGCCGGCAACCGAGGGTCAGGTCATCCCCGAGATTCTTGCCGCCGATGGACGCACCTTGCGGTGCGCCCCGATCCCGTCATTTCTGGTGGACATGGCGCAGGCGGGTGGCTTGCTGAACCAGCTGGCGCGCCGTTACGGAAAGGAGCTGACCCATGGCTGA
- a CDS encoding cysteine hydrolase family protein produces MADAMLPANDSHTFDGARTALLIVDLQNDFLAPDGAYARGGATSAAAAALPPRVAEVARVVKAAGGMVVASQFTLWPDARGEPMIAPHLLQLRPFLQRGDFAPGSKGQANVAELDGLIDVAFAKVAYSAFFNTQLDWVLRHAGIDCVIVCGIVTNGGVASTAREAHMREFHTVVMSDGCAAFKESVHAASLADLATIADILTCDQVVAGFNYPRTARHAS; encoded by the coding sequence ATGGCTGATGCGATGCTGCCCGCCAATGACAGTCACACGTTCGACGGCGCGCGCACCGCGCTCCTGATCGTGGATCTGCAAAACGATTTCCTGGCCCCCGATGGCGCCTATGCGCGCGGGGGCGCAACCAGTGCCGCGGCCGCCGCCTTGCCACCACGGGTGGCCGAGGTGGCACGCGTCGTCAAGGCCGCCGGCGGCATGGTGGTCGCCAGCCAGTTCACGCTGTGGCCGGACGCGCGAGGCGAACCGATGATCGCCCCGCACCTGCTGCAGCTGCGGCCGTTCTTGCAGCGCGGCGACTTTGCACCCGGCAGCAAGGGGCAGGCCAATGTGGCCGAACTGGACGGATTGATCGACGTGGCATTCGCCAAGGTCGCCTATTCGGCCTTCTTCAACACGCAACTCGACTGGGTGTTGCGGCATGCCGGCATCGATTGCGTCATCGTGTGCGGCATCGTGACCAACGGCGGCGTGGCCAGCACGGCACGAGAGGCCCACATGCGCGAGTTCCACACGGTGGTCATGTCGGACGGCTGCGCGGCATTCAAGGAATCCGTGCACGCCGCGTCATTGGCCGACCTGGCGACCATTGCCGATATCCTGACCTGCGACCAGGTGGTTGCAGGATTCAACTACCCAAGGACAGCCCGTCATGCCTCATGA
- a CDS encoding isocitrate lyase/PEP mutase family protein, translating to MPHDLKTRLASPDIVLAPGVYDAFTALIAEQTGFEALYLSGASVAYTRLGRSDVGLTTFSEVEETLARITERVALPVIVDADTGFGNALNVMRTVRGFERAGAAVIQIEDQGFPKRCGHLDGKSVIPAREMVGKLKAAVDARHSPATLILARTDAVAVEGLDAALDRAEQYLEAGVDALFIEALRTPEQMDAACARFASRVPLLANMVEGGKTPIQDADQLQRHGFRIAIFPGGAARAVAHTLQDYYGSLKTHRTTTPFRERMLDFDGLNEVLGTPELLAQGKRYEG from the coding sequence ATGCCTCATGACCTGAAAACCCGCCTGGCGTCGCCGGACATCGTGCTGGCGCCCGGTGTCTACGACGCCTTTACCGCGCTGATTGCGGAACAGACCGGCTTTGAGGCCTTGTATCTGTCGGGCGCGTCGGTCGCCTACACGCGGCTTGGCCGATCGGACGTGGGGCTGACCACGTTTTCCGAGGTGGAAGAGACCCTGGCGCGTATTACGGAGCGGGTCGCATTGCCCGTGATCGTGGATGCCGATACGGGCTTTGGCAACGCGTTGAACGTGATGCGGACCGTGCGCGGATTCGAGCGGGCAGGCGCCGCGGTCATCCAGATCGAAGACCAGGGCTTTCCGAAACGCTGCGGACATCTGGACGGCAAGTCGGTGATCCCTGCAAGGGAAATGGTCGGCAAGCTGAAGGCGGCGGTGGACGCGCGGCATTCCCCCGCCACGCTGATCCTGGCGCGCACCGACGCGGTTGCGGTGGAAGGCCTGGACGCTGCGCTGGACCGGGCCGAGCAGTATCTGGAAGCCGGGGTGGACGCCTTGTTCATCGAGGCCTTGCGCACGCCCGAGCAAATGGATGCCGCGTGCGCACGCTTTGCTTCCCGCGTGCCGCTGCTGGCGAATATGGTCGAAGGCGGCAAGACCCCGATCCAGGATGCCGACCAATTGCAGCGGCATGGTTTCCGCATCGCCATCTTCCCGGGCGGCGCGGCGCGGGCAGTGGCGCATACCTTGCAGGATTACTACGGCAGCCTGAAGACGCACCGGACGACCACGCCGTTTCGCGAACGCATGCTGGATTTCGATGGGCTGAACGAGGTGCTGGGAACGCCGGAACTGCTGGCCCAGGGCAAGCGCTACGAGGGCTGA
- a CDS encoding GAF domain-containing sensor histidine kinase produces the protein MDSELQADVAAIGRLDGVPTILSVICKVTGMGFAAVARVTDSRWIACAVRDDIQFGLHPGGELDLDSTICSEIYTNGEPVVIDEVASDPDFCTHHTPARYGFQSYISMPIYRRSGEFFGTLCAIDPRPAQLKNDEVISMFRLFADLIGSELDAQQRLATSEAALLDERERAELREQFIAVLGHDLRNPLASIAAGAQVLAHAPLDTRASTMVGMISKSVQRMARLIDDVMDFARGRLGGGLGLVRQDNVPLQPTIEQVVSELRVAWPDRLITSSLSMTESVACDPGRIGQLLSNLLANALTHGDTSRPVHVAASTTGGVLELSVINHGTPMSPQTLAQLFQPFVRATDSRTEGLGLGLYIVSEIARAHSGSLDVVSNVDETRFTFRMSCATGAV, from the coding sequence GTGGATAGCGAGCTTCAGGCGGATGTGGCGGCGATCGGCCGCCTGGATGGCGTTCCGACGATCCTGTCGGTGATCTGCAAGGTGACGGGTATGGGTTTCGCCGCCGTCGCGCGGGTGACAGACAGCCGCTGGATTGCGTGCGCCGTGCGGGACGACATCCAGTTCGGGCTCCACCCGGGCGGCGAGCTTGACCTCGATTCGACCATCTGCAGCGAGATCTACACCAACGGCGAACCTGTGGTCATCGACGAGGTGGCCTCCGATCCCGACTTTTGCACTCACCACACCCCGGCGCGTTATGGCTTTCAAAGCTATATCTCGATGCCGATCTATCGGCGGTCGGGAGAATTCTTCGGCACCTTGTGCGCGATCGACCCCCGTCCCGCGCAACTCAAGAACGACGAAGTGATCAGCATGTTCCGGCTGTTTGCCGATTTGATCGGGTCGGAGCTGGATGCGCAGCAACGCCTGGCCACCAGCGAGGCCGCCTTGCTGGACGAACGCGAACGGGCAGAACTGCGGGAGCAGTTCATTGCGGTATTGGGGCATGACTTGCGCAATCCGCTGGCGTCGATCGCGGCGGGCGCGCAAGTGCTGGCGCACGCGCCGCTGGATACCCGCGCGTCCACCATGGTCGGCATGATCAGCAAGAGCGTGCAGCGCATGGCGCGCCTGATCGATGATGTCATGGACTTTGCGCGGGGGCGCCTGGGTGGCGGCCTGGGCCTGGTGCGGCAAGACAACGTACCGTTGCAACCCACGATCGAGCAGGTGGTGTCCGAACTGCGCGTGGCGTGGCCTGACCGCCTGATCACGTCCAGCCTGTCGATGACCGAATCGGTGGCGTGCGACCCGGGCCGCATCGGCCAGTTGCTGTCCAACCTGCTTGCGAACGCGTTGACGCATGGCGACACCAGCCGCCCGGTCCATGTGGCCGCGTCGACGACCGGCGGCGTCCTGGAACTGTCCGTCATCAACCATGGCACGCCCATGTCGCCGCAGACCCTGGCGCAGCTGTTCCAGCCTTTTGTGCGTGCGACCGACTCGCGAACCGAAGGGCTGGGCCTGGGTCTGTACATCGTTTCGGAAATCGCCCGCGCCCATAGCGGCAGCCTGGACGTGGTGTCGAATGTCGACGAGACCCGCTTCACCTTCCGCATGAGCTGCGCCACCGGCGCTGTCTGA
- a CDS encoding SDR family oxidoreductase: protein MAIKLKPVSEQVMVITGASSGIGRATAELAAKQGARLVLVARDASALESLVATLTADGAEAISCAVDVGKQQSHDQILTAAMERFGRVDTWVNNAGVSIFGKLDQVSVEDQRQLFETNFWGVVYGSLKALSVLREHGGALINLGSEVSDVALPLQGAYAASKHAVKGYTDALRMEIEGEGLPVSVTLIKPASIDTSFVENAKNYMDVEPRLPPPLYAPETVARAIVYAAAHPQRDIYVGSASKMTSAFARRMPKLTDLLLGPVMRNQQRSDTASGQHEGALYAPRHDAGGRLNEPRMVRSRSYYTTLTTTGRPLLWGAAAVLVVSAVSAGAQYMRRR from the coding sequence ATGGCGATCAAACTCAAACCCGTATCTGAACAAGTCATGGTCATCACCGGCGCGAGCAGCGGCATTGGCCGCGCGACCGCCGAACTGGCCGCGAAGCAGGGGGCCAGACTGGTCCTGGTTGCGCGCGATGCAAGCGCACTCGAAAGCCTGGTCGCCACGCTGACAGCGGACGGCGCCGAGGCCATTTCGTGCGCGGTCGATGTGGGCAAGCAGCAAAGCCATGATCAGATCCTGACGGCCGCGATGGAGCGTTTTGGTCGCGTGGATACCTGGGTGAACAACGCCGGTGTCTCGATCTTCGGCAAGCTGGACCAGGTGTCGGTCGAAGACCAGCGGCAATTGTTCGAGACCAATTTCTGGGGCGTGGTGTACGGCTCGCTCAAGGCGCTGTCAGTGCTGCGCGAGCATGGCGGTGCGCTCATCAACCTGGGCAGTGAAGTGTCGGATGTGGCCTTGCCGCTGCAGGGCGCGTATGCGGCGTCCAAGCACGCGGTCAAGGGCTATACGGATGCCCTGCGGATGGAGATCGAAGGCGAAGGCCTGCCGGTGTCGGTGACGCTGATCAAGCCGGCGTCGATCGATACGTCGTTTGTCGAGAACGCCAAGAACTACATGGACGTCGAGCCGCGTCTGCCACCTCCGCTGTATGCCCCCGAGACCGTGGCGCGCGCCATTGTGTATGCGGCGGCGCATCCGCAACGCGACATCTACGTGGGCAGCGCGTCGAAGATGACGTCCGCCTTTGCCCGCCGCATGCCCAAGCTGACTGACCTGCTGCTGGGCCCGGTGATGCGCAACCAGCAGCGCAGCGATACGGCATCGGGACAGCATGAAGGCGCGCTGTACGCGCCCCGACACGATGCAGGCGGGCGCCTGAACGAGCCGCGCATGGTTCGCAGCCGCAGTTACTACACGACCTTGACGACAACGGGGCGGCCGCTGTTGTGGGGCGCCGCGGCGGTACTGGTGGTGTCCGCGGTCTCGGCGGGTGCGCAGTACATGCGGCGGCGGTAG
- a CDS encoding zinc-dependent alcohol dehydrogenase, whose amino-acid sequence MKALRWHGKKDIRYDDAPDPEIEDAGDAILKVSSCAICGSDLHLFDGFMPGMKHGDIMGHEFMGEIVEVGKETRKLKVGDRVVVPFTITCGQCDQCRRGNFSVCERTNRNKNLADKMFGHTTAGLFGYTHLTGGYPGGQAEYVRVPYADTTHVKVPSTLSDEQVLFLGDIFPTGWQAAVQCDIEPTDTVAIWGAGPVGQMTIRSAVLLGAKQVICIDRVPERLQMAAAGGAIPINFDEESVLDRLGELTQGKGPEKCIDAVGLEAHVTRSLDSMVDRAKQAVMAESDRPHVLREMIYVCRPGGTLSIPGVYGGLVDKIPFGASMNKGLTWKMGQTHVAKWTDDLLRLIEEGKIDPSFVITHTMSLKDGPGMYETFRDKKDGCVKVVLKP is encoded by the coding sequence ATGAAAGCATTACGGTGGCATGGAAAGAAGGATATCCGGTATGACGATGCGCCCGACCCTGAAATCGAGGATGCGGGCGACGCGATATTGAAAGTGTCGTCTTGCGCCATATGCGGCTCGGACCTCCATTTGTTCGATGGCTTCATGCCCGGCATGAAGCATGGCGACATCATGGGCCACGAGTTCATGGGCGAGATCGTCGAGGTCGGCAAGGAGACCCGCAAGCTCAAGGTCGGCGATCGCGTCGTGGTGCCGTTCACGATTACCTGCGGCCAGTGCGATCAGTGCCGCCGTGGCAACTTTTCGGTTTGCGAGCGAACCAACCGCAACAAGAATCTGGCGGACAAGATGTTCGGCCACACCACGGCCGGCCTGTTCGGCTATACCCACCTGACCGGCGGCTACCCCGGCGGCCAGGCCGAGTACGTCCGCGTTCCCTATGCGGACACGACGCACGTCAAGGTGCCGAGCACGTTGAGCGACGAACAGGTGCTGTTCCTTGGGGACATCTTTCCCACCGGCTGGCAGGCCGCGGTGCAATGCGACATCGAACCGACGGATACGGTCGCCATCTGGGGCGCCGGCCCGGTCGGGCAGATGACCATCCGCAGCGCGGTGCTGCTGGGCGCCAAGCAGGTCATCTGCATCGACCGCGTGCCGGAACGTCTCCAGATGGCCGCGGCGGGCGGCGCGATCCCCATCAATTTCGATGAAGAGAGCGTGCTCGATCGGCTGGGCGAGCTGACGCAGGGGAAGGGTCCCGAGAAATGTATCGACGCTGTCGGCCTCGAGGCGCACGTGACGCGGTCCCTGGACAGCATGGTCGACCGCGCCAAGCAGGCGGTGATGGCCGAAAGCGACCGGCCGCACGTGCTGCGCGAGATGATCTATGTGTGCCGGCCCGGCGGCACCTTGTCGATCCCCGGGGTGTATGGCGGACTGGTCGACAAGATCCCGTTTGGCGCCTCGATGAACAAGGGGCTGACGTGGAAGATGGGACAGACCCACGTGGCCAAGTGGACCGATGACCTGTTGCGCCTGATCGAAGAAGGCAAGATCGATCCGTCGTTCGTGATCACGCACACCATGTCCTTGAAAGACGGGCCGGGCATGTACGAGACCTTCCGCGACAAGAAGGATGGCTGCGTGAAAGTGGTGTTGAAACCATGA
- a CDS encoding spermidine synthase, translating to MTKALRGGPAEAPGASVQADGQIKTLHLSTPVVQSSMWVLKPDALDLEYTRLMMGFLLFHPAPPRIAMIGLGGGSLAKFCYRHLPKSVIEVAEISAEVIALRNEFHIPPDNARLTIREIDGAQFVRDVAARPDVLLVDGFDADGVPPQLSSQDFYEDCRAMLAADGVMVVNLHQQDPELPDLLRRIRRAFDDAVFDVVDDDGANCIVFARNGPPFRAPDSVVPRRPGQLDRDGWRQLMPAFGQIAAAMMAL from the coding sequence ATGACAAAGGCATTGCGTGGCGGGCCAGCCGAGGCGCCTGGCGCCTCGGTACAGGCCGACGGGCAGATCAAGACGCTGCATCTGTCCACGCCCGTCGTCCAGAGCAGCATGTGGGTGCTCAAGCCCGACGCGCTGGACCTGGAATACACGCGCCTGATGATGGGCTTTCTGCTCTTTCATCCGGCGCCACCCCGCATTGCCATGATCGGCCTGGGCGGTGGTTCGCTCGCCAAGTTCTGCTATCGGCACCTGCCGAAAAGCGTGATCGAAGTGGCCGAGATCAGCGCCGAAGTCATTGCGCTTCGCAACGAATTTCATATCCCGCCCGACAACGCGCGCCTGACCATCCGCGAGATCGATGGCGCGCAATTCGTGCGCGATGTCGCGGCGCGGCCCGATGTCCTGCTGGTGGATGGCTTCGATGCGGACGGCGTGCCGCCGCAACTCAGCTCGCAGGACTTCTATGAGGACTGCCGCGCCATGCTGGCGGCGGATGGCGTCATGGTCGTGAACCTGCATCAGCAGGACCCCGAACTGCCGGACCTGCTGCGCCGCATCCGCCGCGCCTTCGATGACGCCGTGTTCGACGTCGTGGACGACGATGGCGCGAACTGCATCGTGTTTGCGCGCAACGGGCCGCCTTTCAGGGCGCCGGACTCGGTCGTCCCGCGCCGCCCCGGCCAACTGGACCGGGACGGCTGGCGGCAACTGATGCCCGCATTTGGGCAGATCGCCGCAGCAATGATGGCGCTGTAG
- a CDS encoding 3-deoxy-7-phosphoheptulonate synthase: protein MTRIDDPTHDREVGLADSTLDTTRIDDVRISAVRPLISPALLLDELPVSPAVQTLVETSRARIADILHGRDDRLVVVVGPCSIHDHGQAMEYARRLKSVADALEGELLIVMRVYFEKPRTTVGWKGYINDPRLDGSFRINEGLRRARELLLEISELGLPTGTEFLDLLSPQFLADLIAWGAIGARTTESQSHRQLASGLSCPIGFKNGTDGGVQVASDAIVSARSRHAFMGMTKMGMAAIFETRGNDDAHVILRGGKSGPNFDAAAIDACCAALEKAGLRGQAMVDCSHANSSKDHERQVTVAHDVAGRVAAGERRILGLMIESHLEGGRQDLNEGVSLKPGVSITDACLAWSDTEPVLQALADAVRKRRALSAAG, encoded by the coding sequence TTGACACGCATCGACGACCCGACGCATGACCGCGAAGTCGGCCTGGCCGACTCCACGCTGGATACCACCCGGATCGACGACGTGCGTATCAGCGCCGTCCGCCCGCTCATCTCACCTGCCCTGCTTCTGGATGAGCTGCCGGTCTCGCCCGCAGTACAAACCCTGGTGGAAACCAGCCGCGCGCGCATCGCCGACATTCTGCACGGCCGGGATGACAGATTGGTGGTGGTGGTCGGACCCTGTTCCATCCACGACCATGGCCAGGCCATGGAGTACGCCCGCCGGCTCAAGTCGGTGGCCGACGCGCTGGAAGGCGAATTGCTCATCGTCATGCGCGTCTACTTTGAGAAGCCGCGCACCACGGTTGGCTGGAAGGGCTATATCAACGACCCCCGCCTGGATGGCAGCTTCCGCATCAACGAAGGCTTGCGCCGTGCTCGCGAACTGCTGCTGGAGATCAGCGAACTCGGCCTGCCCACGGGCACCGAATTCCTGGACTTGCTCAGCCCGCAATTCCTGGCGGACCTGATCGCCTGGGGTGCGATCGGCGCGCGGACCACCGAAAGCCAGAGCCACCGCCAGCTGGCGTCCGGGCTCAGCTGCCCGATCGGCTTCAAGAACGGCACCGATGGCGGCGTGCAGGTGGCATCGGATGCGATTGTGTCGGCGCGGTCGCGGCACGCCTTCATGGGCATGACCAAGATGGGCATGGCCGCCATTTTCGAGACGCGCGGCAACGACGACGCCCACGTCATCCTGCGCGGCGGCAAAAGCGGCCCGAACTTCGACGCCGCTGCGATCGATGCCTGCTGCGCGGCGCTTGAAAAGGCCGGCCTGCGCGGCCAGGCCATGGTCGACTGCTCGCATGCCAATTCGTCCAAAGACCATGAACGCCAGGTCACGGTTGCGCACGACGTGGCAGGCCGGGTCGCCGCGGGCGAACGCCGCATTCTGGGCCTGATGATCGAAAGCCATCTGGAAGGCGGCCGGCAGGACCTGAATGAAGGCGTCTCGCTCAAGCCCGGCGTGTCGATTACGGATGCCTGCCTGGCCTGGTCGGATACCGAACCTGTGCTGCAAGCCCTGGCAGACGCCGTGCGCAAGCGGCGTGCGTTGTCCGCCGCGGGCTGA